One Phaseolus vulgaris cultivar G19833 chromosome 2, P. vulgaris v2.0, whole genome shotgun sequence DNA window includes the following coding sequences:
- the LOC137812804 gene encoding zinc protease PQQL-like isoform X1 has protein sequence MELLPAAAPPISKKKGFRSLKLVNADMEQLLSDQPVGVDYGTLDNGLRYYVRCNSKPRMRAALALAVRAGSVLEEEDERGVAHIVEHLAFSATKKYTNHDIIKFLESIGAEFGACQNAVTSADDTVYELLVPVDKPELLSQAISILAEFSSEIRVSKDDLAKERGAVMEEYRGSRNATGRLQDAHWILMMEGSKYAERLPIGLEKVIRTVSSETVKHFYKKWYHLCNMAVIAVGDFNDTQGVVELIKTHFGQKIPDPDPPLIPTFQVPSHDEPRFSCFVESEAAGSAVMISYKAPVDELKTVKDYRNLLAESMFLYALNQRFFKIARRNDPPYFSCSAAGDVLVRPLKANIMTSSCKRKGTIEALESMLIEVARVRLHGFSDREISVVRALLMSEIESAYLERDQIQSTSLRDEYLQHFLHSEPVVGIEYEAQLQKTLLPHISTLEISKCSEKLRTSCSCVIKTIEPQPFAVLDDLKNVVKKVNLLEEEGRISSWDDEHVPEEIVTTKPNMGHVVQELEYSNIGATELVLSNGMRICYKRTDFLDDQVIFTGYSYGGLSELPESEYFSCSMGPTIAGEIGVFGYRPSVLMDMLAGKRAEVGTKIGAYMRTFYGDCSPSDLETALQLVYQLFTTNLTPGEEDVKIVMQMAEEAVSAQDRDPYTAFTNRVKELNYGNSYFFRPIRKSDLQKVDPWKACEFFSTCFKDPSTFSVVIVGNIDPAIAMPLILQYLGGIPKPPEPIMQFNRDELKGLPFTFPTAIHREVVRSPMVEAQCLVQICFPVELRNGTMVEEIHYVGFLSKLLETKIMQVLRFKHGQIYSVGVSVFLGGNKPSRVGDIRGDVSINFSCDPDISSKLANIALDEMLRLQEEGPSEQDVSTMLEIEQRAHENGLQENYYWLDKILHSYQSRVYAGDAGTSFEVQDEGRSKVRSSLTPSTAQLALKRILPFPCKNKYTVVILMPKASPFQLLKSVFQSARTNYGKETKILAGVAGLAVLAFSLWRHGRSNSRHLLSRAVN, from the exons ATGGAATTACTTCCCGCCGCTGCACCTCCGATCTCGAAGAAAAAAGGGTTCCGATCGCTTAAGCTCGTCAACGCCGACATGGAGCAGCTTCTCTCCGACCAACCCGTCGGCGTCGACTACGGCACCCTCGACAATGGCCTTCGCTACTACGTTCGCTGCAATTCCAAGCCTCGCATGAGAGCCGCTCTCGCTCTCGCCGTCAGGGCTGG ATCAGTTCTTGAAGAAGAGGATGAGCGCGGAGTTGCTCACATTGTTGAGCACCTCGCCTTCAGTGCCACCAAGAAATACACCAATCACGACATCATCAAATTCCTCGAGAGTATTGGAGCCGAATTCGGCGCCTGTCAGAACGCCGTGACCTCTGCCGACGACACCGTTTACGAGCTCTTGGTTCCGGTCGACAAGCCGGAGCTGTTGTCTCAGGCCATTTCGATCTTGGCGGAGTTCAGTTCAGAG ATTCGTGTTTCGAAGGATGACTTGGCGAAGGAGAGAGGAGCTGTCATGGAAGAGTACAGGGGAAGCAGAAATGCCACGGGGCGGCTGCAGGATGCTCATTGGATATTGATGATGGAAGGTTCAAAG TATGCTGAACGGTTGCCAATTGGCCTAGAGAAAGTGATTCGGACGGTTTCTTCAGAGACTGTGAAGCATTTCTACAAGAAGTGGTACCATTTATGTAATATGGCAGTGATAGCAGTCGGAGATTTTAATGATACGCag GGTGTAGTTGAGTTAATAAAGACTCATTTTGGCCAGAAAATTCCAGATCCTGATCCTCCACTTATACCAACATTCCAGGTTCCATCACACGATGAGCCACGGTTTTCGTGTTTTGTTGAATCCGAAGCTGCTGGG TCTGCAGTGATGATTAGCTATAAGGCACCAGTGGATGAGCTTAAAACAGTGAAAGACTACCGAAATTTACTAGCAGAGTCCATGTTCCTCTATGCTTTAAACCAGAGGTTCTTTAAAATAGCACGTAGAAATGATCCACCCTATTTCTCCTGTTCTGCTGCTGGTGATGTTTTAGTCCGCCCATTAAAGGCCAATATAATGACTTCCTCTTGTAAAAGAAAAGGAACTATTGAAGCCCTGGAATCGATGTTGATAGAG GTTGCCAGGGTAAGACTTCATGGCTTTTCTGATCGTGAAATATCTGTAGTCCGTGCCCTACTGATGTCAGAGATTGAATCTGCATATTTGGAGCGAGATCAAATTCAATCTACCAGCTTGAGAGATGAATATTTacaa CATTTTCTCCACAGTGAACCTGTTGTTGGGATTGAATACGAGGCTCAACTCCAAAAGACTCTTCTACCAC ATATATCAACATTAGAAATCTCTAAGTGTTCCGAGAAATTAAGGACATCGTGTAGTTGTGTCATTAAGACTATTGAGCCACAACCTTTTGCCGTGCTTGATGATCTGAAAAATGTTGTTAAGAAAGTCAATCTTCTGGAGGAAGAAGGGAGAATCTCTTCTTGGGACGACGAACATGTTCCAGAAGAAATTGTCACTACAAAGCCAAATATGGG GCATGTTGTGCAGGAATTGGAATATTCAAATATTGGAGCTACTGAACTGGTACTGTCAAATGGCATGCGGATCTGTTACAAGCGCACAGACTTTCTTGATGACCAG GTTATCTTCACTGGGTATTCTTATGGGGGTTTATCTGAACTCCCAGAGAGTGAGTACTTCTCTTGTTCAATGGGACCAACTATTGCTGGGGAAATTGGTGTGTTTGGTTATAGACCATCTGTCCTAATGGATATGCTTGCTGGCAAGAGAGCTGAAGTCGGTACCAAGATTGGTGCATATATGAGAACTTTTTATGGTGATTGTTCACCTTCAGACCTAGAAACTGCTTTGCag CTTGTCTATCAGCTATTTACAACAAATTTGACACCAGGTGAAGAAGATGTCAAAATAGTTATGCAGATGGCTGAAGAAGCAGTCTCTGCTCAAGATAGAGATCCATATACTGCTTTTACAAACCGTGTAAAAGAGCTTAACTATGGCAACTCTTATTTTTTCCGG CCTATTAGAAAAAGTGACCTACAAAAGGTTGATCCATGGAAAGCTTGTGAATTCTTCAGTACATGTTTCAAAGATCCATCAACTTTTAGTGTTGTGATTGTTGGGAACATTGATCCTGCTATTGCAATGCCCTTGATATTGCAGTACCTA GGTGGAATACCAAAACCTCCTGAACCTATTATGCAATTTAACCGTGATGAACTGAAAGGATTACCGTTCACTTTTCCTACAGCAATCCATAG AGAAGTGGTTCGGAGTCCCATGGTGGAAGCACAATGTTTGGTGCAGATATGTTTTCCTGTGGAGCTGAGGAATGGAACCATG GTGGAGGAGATTCATTATGTTGGGTTCTTGAGCAAGCTTcttgaaacaaaaataatgcAGGTTCTCCGTTTCAAGCATGGCCAG ATATACTCTGTAGGTGTTTCAGTATTTCTTGGTGGTAATAAACCCTCAAGAGTAGGTGATATTCGTGGAGACGTGAGCATAAATTTTTCTTGTGATCCAGACATATCTTCCAAGCTGGCAA ATATTGCTTTGGATGAAATGTTACGTCTTCAAGAGGAAGGGCCTTCAGAACAGGACGTTTCGACCATGCTTGAAATTGAGCAACGAGCTCATGAGAATGGACTGCAG GAAAATTATTATTGGCTGGATAAGATTTTGCATAGCTATCAATCAAGAGTCTATGCGGGTGATGCTGGCACTTCTTTTGAG GTTCAAGATGAAGGGCGATCAAAAGTTAGATCATCCCTTACACCGTCAACTGCCCAATTGGCACTTAAAAGAATATTGCCTTTTCCTTGCAAAAACAAGTATACTGTTGTGATTCTAATGCCCAAGGCTTCTCCTTTTCAATTACTGAAATCAGTATTCCAATCTGCTCGAACTAACTATGGCAAAGAAACGAAG ATTTTGGCAGGAGTTGCTGGCCTTGCAGTTTTAGCATTCAGTTTGTGGAGACACGGGCGAAGTAATAGCAGACACCTGCTTAGCAGAGCCGTGAATTAG
- the LOC137812804 gene encoding zinc protease PQQL-like isoform X2, which yields MELLPAAAPPISKKKGFRSLKLVNADMEQLLSDQPVGVDYGTLDNGLRYYVRCNSKPRMRAALALAVRAGSVLEEEDERGVAHIVEHLAFSATKKYTNHDIIKFLESIGAEFGACQNAVTSADDTVYELLVPVDKPELLSQAISILAEFSSEIRVSKDDLAKERGAVMEEYRGSRNATGRLQDAHWILMMEGSKYAERLPIGLEKVIRTVSSETVKHFYKKWYHLCNMAVIAVGDFNDTQGVVELIKTHFGQKIPDPDPPLIPTFQVPSHDEPRFSCFVESEAAGSAVMISYKAPVDELKTVKDYRNLLAESMFLYALNQRFFKIARRNDPPYFSCSAAGDVLVRPLKANIMTSSCKRKGTIEALESMLIEVARVRLHGFSDREISVVRALLMSEIESAYLERDQIQSTSLRDEYLQHFLHSEPVVGIEYEAQLQKTLLPHISTLEISKCSEKLRTSCSCVIKTIEPQPFAVLDDLKNVVKKVNLLEEEGRISSWDDEHVPEEIVTTKPNMGHVVQELEYSNIGATELVLSNGMRICYKRTDFLDDQVIFTGYSYGGLSELPESEYFSCSMGPTIAGEIGVFGYRPSVLMDMLAGKRAEVGTKIGAYMRTFYGDCSPSDLETALQLVYQLFTTNLTPGEEDVKIVMQMAEEAVSAQDRDPYTAFTNRVKELNYGNSYFFRPIRKSDLQKVDPWKACEFFSTCFKDPSTFSVVIVGNIDPAIAMPLILQYLGGIPKPPEPIMQFNRDELKGLPFTFPTAIHREVVRSPMVEAQCLVQICFPVELRNGTMVEEIHYVGFLSKLLETKIMQVLRFKHGQIYSVGVSVFLGGNKPSRVGDIRGDVSINFSCDPDISSKLVDIALDEMLRLQEEGPSEQDVSTMLEIEQRAHENGLQENYYWLDKILHSYQSRVYAGDAGTSFEVQDEGRSKVRSSLTPSTAQLALKRILPFPCKNKYTVVILMPKASPFQLLKSVFQSARTNYGKETKILAGVAGLAVLAFSLWRHGRSNSRHLLSRAVN from the exons ATGGAATTACTTCCCGCCGCTGCACCTCCGATCTCGAAGAAAAAAGGGTTCCGATCGCTTAAGCTCGTCAACGCCGACATGGAGCAGCTTCTCTCCGACCAACCCGTCGGCGTCGACTACGGCACCCTCGACAATGGCCTTCGCTACTACGTTCGCTGCAATTCCAAGCCTCGCATGAGAGCCGCTCTCGCTCTCGCCGTCAGGGCTGG ATCAGTTCTTGAAGAAGAGGATGAGCGCGGAGTTGCTCACATTGTTGAGCACCTCGCCTTCAGTGCCACCAAGAAATACACCAATCACGACATCATCAAATTCCTCGAGAGTATTGGAGCCGAATTCGGCGCCTGTCAGAACGCCGTGACCTCTGCCGACGACACCGTTTACGAGCTCTTGGTTCCGGTCGACAAGCCGGAGCTGTTGTCTCAGGCCATTTCGATCTTGGCGGAGTTCAGTTCAGAG ATTCGTGTTTCGAAGGATGACTTGGCGAAGGAGAGAGGAGCTGTCATGGAAGAGTACAGGGGAAGCAGAAATGCCACGGGGCGGCTGCAGGATGCTCATTGGATATTGATGATGGAAGGTTCAAAG TATGCTGAACGGTTGCCAATTGGCCTAGAGAAAGTGATTCGGACGGTTTCTTCAGAGACTGTGAAGCATTTCTACAAGAAGTGGTACCATTTATGTAATATGGCAGTGATAGCAGTCGGAGATTTTAATGATACGCag GGTGTAGTTGAGTTAATAAAGACTCATTTTGGCCAGAAAATTCCAGATCCTGATCCTCCACTTATACCAACATTCCAGGTTCCATCACACGATGAGCCACGGTTTTCGTGTTTTGTTGAATCCGAAGCTGCTGGG TCTGCAGTGATGATTAGCTATAAGGCACCAGTGGATGAGCTTAAAACAGTGAAAGACTACCGAAATTTACTAGCAGAGTCCATGTTCCTCTATGCTTTAAACCAGAGGTTCTTTAAAATAGCACGTAGAAATGATCCACCCTATTTCTCCTGTTCTGCTGCTGGTGATGTTTTAGTCCGCCCATTAAAGGCCAATATAATGACTTCCTCTTGTAAAAGAAAAGGAACTATTGAAGCCCTGGAATCGATGTTGATAGAG GTTGCCAGGGTAAGACTTCATGGCTTTTCTGATCGTGAAATATCTGTAGTCCGTGCCCTACTGATGTCAGAGATTGAATCTGCATATTTGGAGCGAGATCAAATTCAATCTACCAGCTTGAGAGATGAATATTTacaa CATTTTCTCCACAGTGAACCTGTTGTTGGGATTGAATACGAGGCTCAACTCCAAAAGACTCTTCTACCAC ATATATCAACATTAGAAATCTCTAAGTGTTCCGAGAAATTAAGGACATCGTGTAGTTGTGTCATTAAGACTATTGAGCCACAACCTTTTGCCGTGCTTGATGATCTGAAAAATGTTGTTAAGAAAGTCAATCTTCTGGAGGAAGAAGGGAGAATCTCTTCTTGGGACGACGAACATGTTCCAGAAGAAATTGTCACTACAAAGCCAAATATGGG GCATGTTGTGCAGGAATTGGAATATTCAAATATTGGAGCTACTGAACTGGTACTGTCAAATGGCATGCGGATCTGTTACAAGCGCACAGACTTTCTTGATGACCAG GTTATCTTCACTGGGTATTCTTATGGGGGTTTATCTGAACTCCCAGAGAGTGAGTACTTCTCTTGTTCAATGGGACCAACTATTGCTGGGGAAATTGGTGTGTTTGGTTATAGACCATCTGTCCTAATGGATATGCTTGCTGGCAAGAGAGCTGAAGTCGGTACCAAGATTGGTGCATATATGAGAACTTTTTATGGTGATTGTTCACCTTCAGACCTAGAAACTGCTTTGCag CTTGTCTATCAGCTATTTACAACAAATTTGACACCAGGTGAAGAAGATGTCAAAATAGTTATGCAGATGGCTGAAGAAGCAGTCTCTGCTCAAGATAGAGATCCATATACTGCTTTTACAAACCGTGTAAAAGAGCTTAACTATGGCAACTCTTATTTTTTCCGG CCTATTAGAAAAAGTGACCTACAAAAGGTTGATCCATGGAAAGCTTGTGAATTCTTCAGTACATGTTTCAAAGATCCATCAACTTTTAGTGTTGTGATTGTTGGGAACATTGATCCTGCTATTGCAATGCCCTTGATATTGCAGTACCTA GGTGGAATACCAAAACCTCCTGAACCTATTATGCAATTTAACCGTGATGAACTGAAAGGATTACCGTTCACTTTTCCTACAGCAATCCATAG AGAAGTGGTTCGGAGTCCCATGGTGGAAGCACAATGTTTGGTGCAGATATGTTTTCCTGTGGAGCTGAGGAATGGAACCATG GTGGAGGAGATTCATTATGTTGGGTTCTTGAGCAAGCTTcttgaaacaaaaataatgcAGGTTCTCCGTTTCAAGCATGGCCAG ATATACTCTGTAGGTGTTTCAGTATTTCTTGGTGGTAATAAACCCTCAAGAGTAGGTGATATTCGTGGAGACGTGAGCATAAATTTTTCTTGTGATCCAGACATATCTTCCAAGCTG GTAGATATTGCTTTGGATGAAATGTTACGTCTTCAAGAGGAAGGGCCTTCAGAACAGGACGTTTCGACCATGCTTGAAATTGAGCAACGAGCTCATGAGAATGGACTGCAG GAAAATTATTATTGGCTGGATAAGATTTTGCATAGCTATCAATCAAGAGTCTATGCGGGTGATGCTGGCACTTCTTTTGAG GTTCAAGATGAAGGGCGATCAAAAGTTAGATCATCCCTTACACCGTCAACTGCCCAATTGGCACTTAAAAGAATATTGCCTTTTCCTTGCAAAAACAAGTATACTGTTGTGATTCTAATGCCCAAGGCTTCTCCTTTTCAATTACTGAAATCAGTATTCCAATCTGCTCGAACTAACTATGGCAAAGAAACGAAG ATTTTGGCAGGAGTTGCTGGCCTTGCAGTTTTAGCATTCAGTTTGTGGAGACACGGGCGAAGTAATAGCAGACACCTGCTTAGCAGAGCCGTGAATTAG
- the LOC137812804 gene encoding zinc protease PQQL-like isoform X3, whose translation MEEYRGSRNATGRLQDAHWILMMEGSKYAERLPIGLEKVIRTVSSETVKHFYKKWYHLCNMAVIAVGDFNDTQGVVELIKTHFGQKIPDPDPPLIPTFQVPSHDEPRFSCFVESEAAGSAVMISYKAPVDELKTVKDYRNLLAESMFLYALNQRFFKIARRNDPPYFSCSAAGDVLVRPLKANIMTSSCKRKGTIEALESMLIEVARVRLHGFSDREISVVRALLMSEIESAYLERDQIQSTSLRDEYLQHFLHSEPVVGIEYEAQLQKTLLPHISTLEISKCSEKLRTSCSCVIKTIEPQPFAVLDDLKNVVKKVNLLEEEGRISSWDDEHVPEEIVTTKPNMGHVVQELEYSNIGATELVLSNGMRICYKRTDFLDDQVIFTGYSYGGLSELPESEYFSCSMGPTIAGEIGVFGYRPSVLMDMLAGKRAEVGTKIGAYMRTFYGDCSPSDLETALQLVYQLFTTNLTPGEEDVKIVMQMAEEAVSAQDRDPYTAFTNRVKELNYGNSYFFRPIRKSDLQKVDPWKACEFFSTCFKDPSTFSVVIVGNIDPAIAMPLILQYLGGIPKPPEPIMQFNRDELKGLPFTFPTAIHREVVRSPMVEAQCLVQICFPVELRNGTMVEEIHYVGFLSKLLETKIMQVLRFKHGQIYSVGVSVFLGGNKPSRVGDIRGDVSINFSCDPDISSKLANIALDEMLRLQEEGPSEQDVSTMLEIEQRAHENGLQENYYWLDKILHSYQSRVYAGDAGTSFEVQDEGRSKVRSSLTPSTAQLALKRILPFPCKNKYTVVILMPKASPFQLLKSVFQSARTNYGKETKILAGVAGLAVLAFSLWRHGRSNSRHLLSRAVN comes from the exons ATGGAAGAGTACAGGGGAAGCAGAAATGCCACGGGGCGGCTGCAGGATGCTCATTGGATATTGATGATGGAAGGTTCAAAG TATGCTGAACGGTTGCCAATTGGCCTAGAGAAAGTGATTCGGACGGTTTCTTCAGAGACTGTGAAGCATTTCTACAAGAAGTGGTACCATTTATGTAATATGGCAGTGATAGCAGTCGGAGATTTTAATGATACGCag GGTGTAGTTGAGTTAATAAAGACTCATTTTGGCCAGAAAATTCCAGATCCTGATCCTCCACTTATACCAACATTCCAGGTTCCATCACACGATGAGCCACGGTTTTCGTGTTTTGTTGAATCCGAAGCTGCTGGG TCTGCAGTGATGATTAGCTATAAGGCACCAGTGGATGAGCTTAAAACAGTGAAAGACTACCGAAATTTACTAGCAGAGTCCATGTTCCTCTATGCTTTAAACCAGAGGTTCTTTAAAATAGCACGTAGAAATGATCCACCCTATTTCTCCTGTTCTGCTGCTGGTGATGTTTTAGTCCGCCCATTAAAGGCCAATATAATGACTTCCTCTTGTAAAAGAAAAGGAACTATTGAAGCCCTGGAATCGATGTTGATAGAG GTTGCCAGGGTAAGACTTCATGGCTTTTCTGATCGTGAAATATCTGTAGTCCGTGCCCTACTGATGTCAGAGATTGAATCTGCATATTTGGAGCGAGATCAAATTCAATCTACCAGCTTGAGAGATGAATATTTacaa CATTTTCTCCACAGTGAACCTGTTGTTGGGATTGAATACGAGGCTCAACTCCAAAAGACTCTTCTACCAC ATATATCAACATTAGAAATCTCTAAGTGTTCCGAGAAATTAAGGACATCGTGTAGTTGTGTCATTAAGACTATTGAGCCACAACCTTTTGCCGTGCTTGATGATCTGAAAAATGTTGTTAAGAAAGTCAATCTTCTGGAGGAAGAAGGGAGAATCTCTTCTTGGGACGACGAACATGTTCCAGAAGAAATTGTCACTACAAAGCCAAATATGGG GCATGTTGTGCAGGAATTGGAATATTCAAATATTGGAGCTACTGAACTGGTACTGTCAAATGGCATGCGGATCTGTTACAAGCGCACAGACTTTCTTGATGACCAG GTTATCTTCACTGGGTATTCTTATGGGGGTTTATCTGAACTCCCAGAGAGTGAGTACTTCTCTTGTTCAATGGGACCAACTATTGCTGGGGAAATTGGTGTGTTTGGTTATAGACCATCTGTCCTAATGGATATGCTTGCTGGCAAGAGAGCTGAAGTCGGTACCAAGATTGGTGCATATATGAGAACTTTTTATGGTGATTGTTCACCTTCAGACCTAGAAACTGCTTTGCag CTTGTCTATCAGCTATTTACAACAAATTTGACACCAGGTGAAGAAGATGTCAAAATAGTTATGCAGATGGCTGAAGAAGCAGTCTCTGCTCAAGATAGAGATCCATATACTGCTTTTACAAACCGTGTAAAAGAGCTTAACTATGGCAACTCTTATTTTTTCCGG CCTATTAGAAAAAGTGACCTACAAAAGGTTGATCCATGGAAAGCTTGTGAATTCTTCAGTACATGTTTCAAAGATCCATCAACTTTTAGTGTTGTGATTGTTGGGAACATTGATCCTGCTATTGCAATGCCCTTGATATTGCAGTACCTA GGTGGAATACCAAAACCTCCTGAACCTATTATGCAATTTAACCGTGATGAACTGAAAGGATTACCGTTCACTTTTCCTACAGCAATCCATAG AGAAGTGGTTCGGAGTCCCATGGTGGAAGCACAATGTTTGGTGCAGATATGTTTTCCTGTGGAGCTGAGGAATGGAACCATG GTGGAGGAGATTCATTATGTTGGGTTCTTGAGCAAGCTTcttgaaacaaaaataatgcAGGTTCTCCGTTTCAAGCATGGCCAG ATATACTCTGTAGGTGTTTCAGTATTTCTTGGTGGTAATAAACCCTCAAGAGTAGGTGATATTCGTGGAGACGTGAGCATAAATTTTTCTTGTGATCCAGACATATCTTCCAAGCTGGCAA ATATTGCTTTGGATGAAATGTTACGTCTTCAAGAGGAAGGGCCTTCAGAACAGGACGTTTCGACCATGCTTGAAATTGAGCAACGAGCTCATGAGAATGGACTGCAG GAAAATTATTATTGGCTGGATAAGATTTTGCATAGCTATCAATCAAGAGTCTATGCGGGTGATGCTGGCACTTCTTTTGAG GTTCAAGATGAAGGGCGATCAAAAGTTAGATCATCCCTTACACCGTCAACTGCCCAATTGGCACTTAAAAGAATATTGCCTTTTCCTTGCAAAAACAAGTATACTGTTGTGATTCTAATGCCCAAGGCTTCTCCTTTTCAATTACTGAAATCAGTATTCCAATCTGCTCGAACTAACTATGGCAAAGAAACGAAG ATTTTGGCAGGAGTTGCTGGCCTTGCAGTTTTAGCATTCAGTTTGTGGAGACACGGGCGAAGTAATAGCAGACACCTGCTTAGCAGAGCCGTGAATTAG